Proteins encoded by one window of Cylindrospermum stagnale PCC 7417:
- a CDS encoding type II toxin-antitoxin system VapC family toxin, with translation MQFVLDCSVAISWCLVDENNDYANAILAIIPDSEAFVPGIWSLEIANTLVVAERRNRMTKGQSEQAIVLLQSLLIQVDTATDTKALDATLNLARQEGLAAYDAAYLELALRLQLPLATLDTRLAEAATRCGISLEIH, from the coding sequence ATGCAGTTTGTTTTAGATTGTTCTGTAGCAATTAGCTGGTGTTTGGTAGATGAAAATAATGATTATGCTAACGCGATATTAGCAATAATACCTGATTCTGAAGCCTTTGTACCAGGAATTTGGTCACTGGAGATTGCTAATACTCTTGTTGTAGCTGAACGACGTAATCGCATGACCAAAGGACAATCTGAGCAAGCTATTGTTTTGTTACAGTCTCTCTTAATTCAAGTTGATACAGCTACAGATACTAAAGCCTTAGATGCAACCCTAAATTTAGCAAGACAGGAAGGTTTAGCAGCTTATGATGCGGCTTATTTAGAATTAGCTTTGAGGTTGCAATTACCATTAGCAACACTTGATACTCGATTAGCAGAGGCAGCTACTCGCTGTGGTATTAGTTTGGAAATACATTAA
- a CDS encoding type II toxin-antitoxin system YafQ family toxin, translated as MMMEVVWSSGFKRSFRKITKNNPRLKNQIVKVLRLLADDPFTPSLKSHKLGGDLAGFWSCSVTYDCRIIFNLTEDKKLLEMVLLLIDIGSHDEVY; from the coding sequence ATGATGATGGAAGTTGTCTGGAGTAGTGGATTTAAGCGGTCTTTTAGGAAGATTACAAAGAATAACCCGCGATTAAAAAATCAAATTGTTAAGGTATTAAGGCTTTTGGCAGATGATCCATTTACACCGTCTTTGAAGTCTCATAAGTTAGGAGGAGATTTAGCGGGATTTTGGTCTTGTTCGGTTACTTATGATTGTAGAATTATTTTTAATTTGACTGAGGATAAAAAGTTGTTAGAAATGGTTCTTTTATTGATTGATATTGGCAGTCACGATGAGGTTTATTAA
- a CDS encoding type II toxin-antitoxin system VapC family toxin produces the protein MKVLLDTNIIVDDALEREPFWDASEQVLSQIEQGQIEGYISASTFSDLYYIIRRARGRDWTLTYLNQLVTFCQIATVNQAVITMALTANFRDFEDAIQYSTAVLNQLDAIITRNPQDFPVVTPRVLIPEQLIEELTNTP, from the coding sequence GTGAAAGTCTTGCTAGATACTAATATTATTGTTGATGATGCTCTGGAAAGAGAACCTTTTTGGGATGCTAGCGAGCAAGTTTTATCACAGATTGAACAAGGGCAAATAGAAGGTTATATTTCAGCTTCAACTTTTAGTGATTTGTATTACATTATCCGTAGGGCAAGAGGTCGAGATTGGACGCTTACTTATTTAAATCAGTTAGTTACCTTCTGTCAAATTGCTACAGTAAATCAGGCTGTAATTACAATGGCTCTCACAGCTAATTTTAGAGATTTTGAAGATGCTATTCAATACTCCACTGCTGTATTAAATCAATTAGATGCAATTATTACCCGTAATCCTCAAGATTTCCCTGTTGTTACTCCGCGAGTTCTAATTCCTGAGCAATTGATTGAGGAATTAACAAATACTCCTTGA
- a CDS encoding dynamin family protein, producing MIFILPFVFGAVGVAVGAVAGAFTAHAVGEKDRQAAKHHRQVANELTEKYADLEKRYHKFADESKKQINDLTRQHALSEIEKDCLRLAVRLQQSLIYLMWEIDREPTVDVLKQFIGAVEHTNNVLSRINEELVSVPSDYYERNFTKAVKSTRETAEFPSDRPKQEKTSPNKKPNQEKQVMKSYSQEFQDTYNRVNFTGNRLLSYLKELRAGRLKEGDSTPGLQSVEDSISKALQALVKQKYQVAVIAAMNAGKSTFLNALIGADVLATDMEACTVFRTDIRPIDAGQTPRLLEYRQRQENPHILAIGDAGEIKHKFIERTNQIRKTQKNSDQTIRFELEYPIEAISKLPSLAGFTLVDTPGPNDWDAESFDTVNLKQTALEALRTCDAILFILDYTSFQDDINLELLQDLIEQRRDFLLQNTGQIYFVLNKVDRKEESNRPISDVIESLRKSLVKFGIPEPNIYSASARQGLLSKLILQEKATDSDIQDFKIFYSARYATEDEEGNQIIPAPRKIASQALKDSGIPKIQNTVIQNISQNSGWNLLSDVLAVFNKAAQSVADTLITEIRGWELEFAELQKKIEAYKQRSDSARNKVANVKKSVESQKRILVTTFSQGINEFAEMAKNRIAVEIDKVAENQFKKSISLSSKENQNLLLAILNKVSSFFEDDSNSDRYKIKANNKEDAEKIGKIINEYCTPIIHNFWLDTQDRLVREGTKIREDLVKQIQQEIQSISDELSEFIGDALQVEIGTNAIQFPKFEFSGIDAKIQEQQKVVVKIKDEVKTKSIPCKPDKVYTVQVPYEEKVFYHEIDLRQIAQGIHKKIDEQVQRNLKLLERVIEKQVGEDFRKGEQQINDYINRFQADFDNLLIERVNREAESHEIVSTLKSQKSQASEYLNELIFIREMLDNWKPSPINR from the coding sequence ATGATTTTTATCCTACCTTTTGTTTTCGGTGCTGTAGGTGTAGCCGTTGGTGCTGTTGCAGGTGCTTTTACTGCTCATGCTGTTGGCGAAAAGGACAGACAAGCAGCCAAACATCACAGACAAGTTGCCAATGAATTAACAGAAAAATACGCAGATTTAGAGAAAAGATATCATAAATTTGCTGATGAAAGCAAAAAGCAGATTAATGATTTAACTCGTCAACACGCATTAAGTGAAATAGAAAAAGACTGTTTGCGTTTAGCAGTGAGATTGCAACAGAGTTTGATTTATCTGATGTGGGAGATTGATAGAGAACCTACAGTAGATGTCTTAAAGCAATTTATAGGAGCAGTAGAACATACAAATAATGTTCTCTCCCGAATCAATGAAGAATTAGTTAGCGTACCTAGTGATTACTATGAACGCAATTTCACCAAAGCTGTTAAATCTACCAGAGAAACAGCAGAATTTCCATCAGATAGACCAAAACAAGAAAAAACTTCCCCAAACAAAAAACCTAATCAGGAGAAACAAGTAATGAAATCCTATTCTCAAGAATTTCAGGATACCTATAACAGAGTTAACTTTACAGGTAACAGACTCTTAAGTTATCTAAAAGAACTGCGTGCGGGAAGACTCAAAGAAGGAGATAGTACCCCAGGATTGCAAAGCGTTGAAGATAGTATTTCAAAAGCTTTGCAAGCCTTAGTTAAACAAAAATATCAGGTAGCTGTAATTGCAGCGATGAACGCAGGTAAGAGTACTTTCCTCAATGCCTTAATTGGTGCAGATGTGTTAGCAACTGACATGGAAGCTTGCACAGTTTTTCGTACAGATATCCGTCCAATTGATGCGGGACAAACACCCAGGCTTTTAGAATATCGACAAAGACAAGAAAATCCTCACATTCTAGCAATCGGTGATGCAGGAGAAATTAAGCATAAGTTTATAGAACGTACAAATCAGATACGAAAAACTCAGAAAAATTCAGATCAAACTATACGCTTTGAATTAGAATATCCCATTGAAGCAATTAGTAAATTGCCATCTCTAGCTGGTTTTACCTTAGTTGATACTCCTGGCCCAAATGATTGGGATGCCGAAAGTTTTGACACAGTAAATTTAAAACAAACTGCTCTAGAAGCACTCCGTACCTGTGATGCTATCTTATTTATTCTGGATTACACATCCTTCCAAGACGATATAAACTTAGAATTGCTTCAAGATTTAATTGAACAGCGTCGGGATTTTTTGTTACAGAATACAGGTCAAATTTATTTTGTGCTTAACAAAGTAGATAGGAAAGAGGAAAGTAATAGACCTATTTCTGATGTTATTGAATCTTTAAGAAAGAGTTTAGTTAAATTTGGCATTCCTGAACCAAACATTTACTCAGCCAGTGCAAGACAAGGGTTGTTATCGAAGCTAATTCTTCAAGAAAAGGCAACTGATAGCGATATTCAAGACTTTAAGATTTTTTATAGTGCTAGATATGCAACTGAAGATGAAGAAGGAAACCAGATTATACCTGCACCGCGTAAAATTGCATCACAAGCTTTAAAAGATAGTGGTATTCCCAAAATTCAAAATACAGTAATTCAAAATATCTCTCAAAATTCAGGATGGAATTTATTGAGTGATGTCTTGGCTGTTTTTAACAAAGCTGCTCAATCTGTAGCTGATACACTGATTACGGAAATTCGCGGATGGGAGTTAGAATTTGCGGAATTACAAAAAAAAATAGAGGCATATAAACAACGTTCTGATTCAGCTAGGAATAAGGTGGCAAATGTAAAAAAGTCTGTAGAATCACAAAAGCGAATATTAGTCACCACCTTTAGCCAAGGAATTAATGAATTTGCAGAAATGGCTAAAAATCGTATAGCAGTAGAAATTGATAAGGTAGCAGAAAATCAATTTAAAAAATCTATTTCTTTATCTAGTAAAGAAAACCAAAACCTTCTCTTAGCTATCTTGAATAAAGTCAGTTCGTTTTTTGAAGATGATTCAAATTCAGACAGATATAAAATCAAGGCTAATAACAAAGAAGATGCTGAGAAAATCGGTAAAATTATTAATGAATACTGCACTCCTATTATCCACAATTTCTGGTTAGACACACAAGACAGACTGGTAAGAGAGGGAACAAAGATTCGTGAGGACTTAGTTAAACAAATTCAACAAGAAATCCAGTCTATCTCTGATGAACTTTCTGAGTTTATTGGTGATGCTTTACAAGTAGAAATTGGTACTAATGCAATTCAGTTTCCTAAGTTTGAATTTTCTGGTATTGATGCCAAGATTCAAGAACAGCAAAAAGTAGTTGTAAAAATTAAGGACGAAGTAAAAACAAAGAGTATTCCCTGTAAACCTGATAAAGTTTATACAGTACAAGTACCTTATGAGGAAAAGGTATTTTACCATGAAATTGATTTAAGACAGATTGCTCAAGGAATTCATAAAAAGATAGATGAGCAAGTGCAGAGAAACCTGAAGTTACTTGAGCGCGTTATTGAAAAACAAGTAGGAGAAGACTTTCGGAAAGGGGAACAGCAAATCAATGATTACATCAATAGATTTCAGGCTGATTTTGACAACTTGCTGATAGAACGGGTAAACAGGGAAGCAGAATCTCATGAGATTGTTTCTACTCTTAAGAGTCAAAAATCTCAAGCGAGTGAATATCTAAATGAATTGATATTTATTAGAGAAATGCTGGATAATTGGAAGCCATCACCTATTAACCGATAG